One stretch of Excalfactoria chinensis isolate bCotChi1 chromosome 2, bCotChi1.hap2, whole genome shotgun sequence DNA includes these proteins:
- the OSBPL3 gene encoding oxysterol-binding protein-related protein 3 isoform X5 has product MSEEKNFGASQKMLSPSRSTSSCSSKQGSRQQDSWEIVEGLRGAMNCTQEPQKQEGCLLKKRKWPLKGWHKRYFFLDRGILKYSKCQADIERGKLHGCIDVGLSVMSVKKSTKCIDLDTEEQIYHLKVKSQELFDEWVSKLRHHRMYRQNEISMFPHDVNNLFFPVSTTVDSGPGLCDLTPSRKSGSLTKQNSLSAGGNLSFSFSSNESRIPSWLQSSEDMEKCSRADLSTCHAYLLEMNQLLQSMDVLHRTCSAPAINAMQVGPFESPKKEKRTHRRWRSRVVGKEAKGTLQVPSVFSAPMRLHASNPNLSTIDFVEEKNYSDGSETSSEFTKMQEDLFHIAHKVYFTLKSAFSSISTEREKLKQMLEHEASSSPSAQIVGLKNALTSENSREENRGLVHQISNESRLSIADSLTEFFDAQEVLLSASSSENEVSDDDSYVSDISDNVSEDNLSNDIENERQTLDCISESGIGCHSKRRTCLPAPCPNTSNISLWNILRNNIGKDLSKVAMPVELNEPLNTLQRLCEELEYSELLDKAAHTPNPFERMVYIAAFAVSAYASSYYRAGSKPFNPVLGETYECIREDKGFQFFAEQVSHHPPISACHAESVNFAFWQDVRWKNKFWGKSMEIVPVGTTHVTLPAFRDHFAWNKVTSCIHNILSGQRWIEHYGEIIIKNLNDNTCYCKLTFIKAKYWNPNAHEIEGSVMDKTGNVVHRLFGKWHESLYCGTTSSSNCIWRANPMPKGYEQWYGFTQFALELNELDLQTRSLLPSTDTRFRPDQRFLEEGNIEAAEMQKQRIEQLQRERRKVLEENNLEHQPRFFRKSKDDSWVSNGTYMDLRKEPGFSKLDNPVLW; this is encoded by the exons cAGGACAGCTGGGAAATTGTAGAAGGACTCCGGGGAGCAATGAATTGTACCCAGGAACCACAGAAACAAGAAGGCTGcttgctgaaaaaaagaaaatggcctTTGAAGGGCTGGCACAAG AGATACTTCTTTTTGGACAGAGGGATTTTGAAGTATTCGAAATGCCAAGCTGAT ataGAGAGAGGGAAACTTCATGGCTGTATTGATGTTGGACTTTCTGTCATGTCTGTAAAGAAATCAACAAAATGTATAGATTTAGATACCGAAGAGCAGATATATCATCTGAAG GTGAAATCTCAGGAGCTGTTTGATGAATGGGTATCAAAGCTTCGTCATCACAGAATGTATCGTCAGAATGAAATCTCCATGTTTCCTCATGACGTCAATAATCTTTTCTTCCCAGTATCTACTACAGTGGACTCTGGCCCTGGTCTGTGTGATTTGACTCCAAGTAGAAAG TCAGGAAGCTTGACCAAACAAAACTCGCTGTCAGCTGGTGGTAACTTGTCGTTTTCCTTTTCGAGTAATGAGTCCAGGATTCCTTCTTGGCTACAGTCTTCTGAAGACATGGAAAAATGCTCAAGAG CAGATCTCTCCACTTGTCATGCATATTTACTGGAAATGAACCAGCTGTTACAGAGCATGGATGTCCTTCACAGGACCTGTTCAGCGCCTGCTATTAATGCTATGCAG GTTGGACCTTTTGAAAGcccaaagaaggaaaagagaacacaTAGGAGGTGGCGATCTAGAGTTGTTGGGAAAGAGGCTAAAGGAACATTACAG GtgccttctgtgttttctgcccCTATGAGACTACATGCTTCCAATCCTAACTTATCTACAATAGATTTTGTAGAAGAGAAAAACTACTCTGATGGCTCTGAAACATCATCAGAATTTACTAAAATGCAGGAGGACTTATTTCATATTGCACATAAAG TTTACTTCACCTTGAAGTCAGCTTTCAGCAGCATAtctacagagagagaaaagctgaagcagATGCTGGAGCATGAGGCATCATCATCTCCATCTGCACAAATAGTTGGCTTGAAGAATGCCTTAACGTCT gaaaattcgagagaagaaaacagaggtcTGGTTCACCAGATCTCCAATGAAAGCAGACTGTCTATTGCTGACTCTCTCACAGAATTTTTTGATGCGCAGGAAGTCCTactgtctgccagctcttcagaaaATGAG GTATCAGATGATGACTCATACGTAAGTGATATCAGTGATAATGTCTCAGAAGATAACCTAAGCAATGACATAGAGAATGAAAGACAAACTTTAG ACTGTATTTCTGAAAGTGGAATTGGATGCCATTCTAAACGGAGAACATGTTTACCAGCTCCATGTCCCAATACTAGTAACATCAGCCTGTGGAATATCCTAAGAAACAACATAGGAAAGGATCTCTCCAAAGTGGCCATGCCTGTGGAATTGAATGAGCCACTTAACACCCTTCAGCGTCTCTGTGAGGAGCTGGAATACAGTGAGCTACTAGATAAAGCAGCTCATACACCTAACCCGTTTGAACGGATG GTATATATAGCTGCATTTGCAGTATCTGCATATGCATCCAGTTACTACCGAGCTGGAAGTAAACCGTTTAATCCTGTTCTTGGAGAAACCTATGAATGTATTCGTGAAGATAAGGGTTTCCAGTTCTTTGCAGAGCAG GTCAGTCACCATCCACCCATTTCTGCATGCCATGCTGAATCTGTGAATTTTGCTTTTTGGCAAG AtgtaagatggaaaaataaattctgggGGAAGTCCATGGAAATTGTTCCAGTTGGAACAACACATGTAACTCTTCCAGC tTTTAGAGACCATTTTGCATGGAACAAGGTGACATCTTGCATCCATAACATCTTAAGTGGGCAAAGATGGATTGAACACTATGGAGAGATCATCATCAAAAATCTTAATGACAACACTTGTTACTGCAAATTGACCTTCATAAAG GCAAAGTATTGGAATCCAAATGCACATGAGATAGAAGGCAGTGTCATGGATAAAACCGGGAATGTTGTGCATCGACTCTTTGGGAAGTGGCACGAAAGTTTGTACTGTGGGACAACTTCATCTTCAAATTGCATATGGAGAGCAA ACCCAATGCCTAAAGGTTATGAACAGTGGTATGGATTTACTCAGTTTGCATTGGAGTTAAATGAACTGGACTTGCAAACACGGTCGTTACTCCCATCCACTGACACACGCTTTAGACCAGACCAAAG GTTTCTAGAAGAAGGGAATATTgaagcagctgaaatgcaaaaaCAGAGAATTGAGCAGCTACAGAGGGAACGGCGGAAAgtgctggaagaaaacaatctAGAGCATCAGCCTAGATTCTTCAG GAAATCCAAAGATGACTCCTGGGTGAGCAATGGAACCTACATGGACCTTAGGAAAGAACCGGGTTTTTCCAAATTGGACAATCCTGTCCTTTGGTGA
- the OSBPL3 gene encoding oxysterol-binding protein-related protein 3 isoform X1, translated as MSEEKNFGASQKMLSPSRSTSSCSSKQGSRQQDSWEIVEGLRGAMNCTQEPQKQEGCLLKKRKWPLKGWHKRYFFLDRGILKYSKCQADIERGKLHGCIDVGLSVMSVKKSTKCIDLDTEEQIYHLKVKSQELFDEWVSKLRHHRMYRQNEISMFPHDVNNLFFPVSTTVDSGPGLCDLTPSRKSGSLTKQNSLSAGGNLSFSFSSNESRIPSWLQSSEDMEKCSRADLSTCHAYLLEMNQLLQSMDVLHRTCSAPAINAMQVGPFESPKKEKRTHRRWRSRVVGKEAKGTLQVPSVFSAPMRLHASNPNLSTIDFVEEKNYSDGSETSSEFTKMQEDLFHIAHKVYFTLKSAFSSISTEREKLKQMLEHEASSSPSAQIVGLKNALTSAIAQNTDLKDRLRRIHAESMILDSASNAKSSPDLVKENSREENRGLVHQISNESRLSIADSLTEFFDAQEVLLSASSSENEVSDDDSYVSDISDNVSEDNLSNDIENERQTLDCISESGIGCHSKRRTCLPAPCPNTSNISLWNILRNNIGKDLSKVAMPVELNEPLNTLQRLCEELEYSELLDKAAHTPNPFERMVYIAAFAVSAYASSYYRAGSKPFNPVLGETYECIREDKGFQFFAEQVSHHPPISACHAESVNFAFWQDVRWKNKFWGKSMEIVPVGTTHVTLPAFRDHFAWNKVTSCIHNILSGQRWIEHYGEIIIKNLNDNTCYCKLTFIKAKYWNPNAHEIEGSVMDKTGNVVHRLFGKWHESLYCGTTSSSNCIWRANPMPKGYEQWYGFTQFALELNELDLQTRSLLPSTDTRFRPDQRFLEEGNIEAAEMQKQRIEQLQRERRKVLEENNLEHQPRFFRKSKDDSWVSNGTYMDLRKEPGFSKLDNPVLW; from the exons cAGGACAGCTGGGAAATTGTAGAAGGACTCCGGGGAGCAATGAATTGTACCCAGGAACCACAGAAACAAGAAGGCTGcttgctgaaaaaaagaaaatggcctTTGAAGGGCTGGCACAAG AGATACTTCTTTTTGGACAGAGGGATTTTGAAGTATTCGAAATGCCAAGCTGAT ataGAGAGAGGGAAACTTCATGGCTGTATTGATGTTGGACTTTCTGTCATGTCTGTAAAGAAATCAACAAAATGTATAGATTTAGATACCGAAGAGCAGATATATCATCTGAAG GTGAAATCTCAGGAGCTGTTTGATGAATGGGTATCAAAGCTTCGTCATCACAGAATGTATCGTCAGAATGAAATCTCCATGTTTCCTCATGACGTCAATAATCTTTTCTTCCCAGTATCTACTACAGTGGACTCTGGCCCTGGTCTGTGTGATTTGACTCCAAGTAGAAAG TCAGGAAGCTTGACCAAACAAAACTCGCTGTCAGCTGGTGGTAACTTGTCGTTTTCCTTTTCGAGTAATGAGTCCAGGATTCCTTCTTGGCTACAGTCTTCTGAAGACATGGAAAAATGCTCAAGAG CAGATCTCTCCACTTGTCATGCATATTTACTGGAAATGAACCAGCTGTTACAGAGCATGGATGTCCTTCACAGGACCTGTTCAGCGCCTGCTATTAATGCTATGCAG GTTGGACCTTTTGAAAGcccaaagaaggaaaagagaacacaTAGGAGGTGGCGATCTAGAGTTGTTGGGAAAGAGGCTAAAGGAACATTACAG GtgccttctgtgttttctgcccCTATGAGACTACATGCTTCCAATCCTAACTTATCTACAATAGATTTTGTAGAAGAGAAAAACTACTCTGATGGCTCTGAAACATCATCAGAATTTACTAAAATGCAGGAGGACTTATTTCATATTGCACATAAAG TTTACTTCACCTTGAAGTCAGCTTTCAGCAGCATAtctacagagagagaaaagctgaagcagATGCTGGAGCATGAGGCATCATCATCTCCATCTGCACAAATAGTTGGCTTGAAGAATGCCTTAACGTCT GCAATAGCACAAAACACAGATCTAAAAGACCGGTTACGCAGAATACATGCCGAATCTATGATCCTTGATTCAGCATCTAATGCAAAATCAAGTCCAGATTTGGTGAAG gaaaattcgagagaagaaaacagaggtcTGGTTCACCAGATCTCCAATGAAAGCAGACTGTCTATTGCTGACTCTCTCACAGAATTTTTTGATGCGCAGGAAGTCCTactgtctgccagctcttcagaaaATGAG GTATCAGATGATGACTCATACGTAAGTGATATCAGTGATAATGTCTCAGAAGATAACCTAAGCAATGACATAGAGAATGAAAGACAAACTTTAG ACTGTATTTCTGAAAGTGGAATTGGATGCCATTCTAAACGGAGAACATGTTTACCAGCTCCATGTCCCAATACTAGTAACATCAGCCTGTGGAATATCCTAAGAAACAACATAGGAAAGGATCTCTCCAAAGTGGCCATGCCTGTGGAATTGAATGAGCCACTTAACACCCTTCAGCGTCTCTGTGAGGAGCTGGAATACAGTGAGCTACTAGATAAAGCAGCTCATACACCTAACCCGTTTGAACGGATG GTATATATAGCTGCATTTGCAGTATCTGCATATGCATCCAGTTACTACCGAGCTGGAAGTAAACCGTTTAATCCTGTTCTTGGAGAAACCTATGAATGTATTCGTGAAGATAAGGGTTTCCAGTTCTTTGCAGAGCAG GTCAGTCACCATCCACCCATTTCTGCATGCCATGCTGAATCTGTGAATTTTGCTTTTTGGCAAG AtgtaagatggaaaaataaattctgggGGAAGTCCATGGAAATTGTTCCAGTTGGAACAACACATGTAACTCTTCCAGC tTTTAGAGACCATTTTGCATGGAACAAGGTGACATCTTGCATCCATAACATCTTAAGTGGGCAAAGATGGATTGAACACTATGGAGAGATCATCATCAAAAATCTTAATGACAACACTTGTTACTGCAAATTGACCTTCATAAAG GCAAAGTATTGGAATCCAAATGCACATGAGATAGAAGGCAGTGTCATGGATAAAACCGGGAATGTTGTGCATCGACTCTTTGGGAAGTGGCACGAAAGTTTGTACTGTGGGACAACTTCATCTTCAAATTGCATATGGAGAGCAA ACCCAATGCCTAAAGGTTATGAACAGTGGTATGGATTTACTCAGTTTGCATTGGAGTTAAATGAACTGGACTTGCAAACACGGTCGTTACTCCCATCCACTGACACACGCTTTAGACCAGACCAAAG GTTTCTAGAAGAAGGGAATATTgaagcagctgaaatgcaaaaaCAGAGAATTGAGCAGCTACAGAGGGAACGGCGGAAAgtgctggaagaaaacaatctAGAGCATCAGCCTAGATTCTTCAG GAAATCCAAAGATGACTCCTGGGTGAGCAATGGAACCTACATGGACCTTAGGAAAGAACCGGGTTTTTCCAAATTGGACAATCCTGTCCTTTGGTGA
- the OSBPL3 gene encoding oxysterol-binding protein-related protein 3 isoform X4, with protein sequence MSEEKNFGASQKMLSPSRSTSSCSSKQGSRQDSWEIVEGLRGAMNCTQEPQKQEGCLLKKRKWPLKGWHKRYFFLDRGILKYSKCQADIERGKLHGCIDVGLSVMSVKKSTKCIDLDTEEQIYHLKVKSQELFDEWVSKLRHHRMYRQNEISMFPHDVNNLFFPVSTTVDSGPGLCDLTPSRKSGSLTKQNSLSAGGNLSFSFSSNESRIPSWLQSSEDMEKCSRDLSTCHAYLLEMNQLLQSMDVLHRTCSAPAINAMQVGPFESPKKEKRTHRRWRSRVVGKEAKGTLQVPSVFSAPMRLHASNPNLSTIDFVEEKNYSDGSETSSEFTKMQEDLFHIAHKVYFTLKSAFSSISTEREKLKQMLEHEASSSPSAQIVGLKNALTSAIAQNTDLKDRLRRIHAESMILDSASNAKSSPDLVKENSREENRGLVHQISNESRLSIADSLTEFFDAQEVLLSASSSENEVSDDDSYVSDISDNVSEDNLSNDIENERQTLDCISESGIGCHSKRRTCLPAPCPNTSNISLWNILRNNIGKDLSKVAMPVELNEPLNTLQRLCEELEYSELLDKAAHTPNPFERMVYIAAFAVSAYASSYYRAGSKPFNPVLGETYECIREDKGFQFFAEQVSHHPPISACHAESVNFAFWQDVRWKNKFWGKSMEIVPVGTTHVTLPAFRDHFAWNKVTSCIHNILSGQRWIEHYGEIIIKNLNDNTCYCKLTFIKAKYWNPNAHEIEGSVMDKTGNVVHRLFGKWHESLYCGTTSSSNCIWRANPMPKGYEQWYGFTQFALELNELDLQTRSLLPSTDTRFRPDQRFLEEGNIEAAEMQKQRIEQLQRERRKVLEENNLEHQPRFFRKSKDDSWVSNGTYMDLRKEPGFSKLDNPVLW encoded by the exons GACAGCTGGGAAATTGTAGAAGGACTCCGGGGAGCAATGAATTGTACCCAGGAACCACAGAAACAAGAAGGCTGcttgctgaaaaaaagaaaatggcctTTGAAGGGCTGGCACAAG AGATACTTCTTTTTGGACAGAGGGATTTTGAAGTATTCGAAATGCCAAGCTGAT ataGAGAGAGGGAAACTTCATGGCTGTATTGATGTTGGACTTTCTGTCATGTCTGTAAAGAAATCAACAAAATGTATAGATTTAGATACCGAAGAGCAGATATATCATCTGAAG GTGAAATCTCAGGAGCTGTTTGATGAATGGGTATCAAAGCTTCGTCATCACAGAATGTATCGTCAGAATGAAATCTCCATGTTTCCTCATGACGTCAATAATCTTTTCTTCCCAGTATCTACTACAGTGGACTCTGGCCCTGGTCTGTGTGATTTGACTCCAAGTAGAAAG TCAGGAAGCTTGACCAAACAAAACTCGCTGTCAGCTGGTGGTAACTTGTCGTTTTCCTTTTCGAGTAATGAGTCCAGGATTCCTTCTTGGCTACAGTCTTCTGAAGACATGGAAAAATGCTCAAGAG ATCTCTCCACTTGTCATGCATATTTACTGGAAATGAACCAGCTGTTACAGAGCATGGATGTCCTTCACAGGACCTGTTCAGCGCCTGCTATTAATGCTATGCAG GTTGGACCTTTTGAAAGcccaaagaaggaaaagagaacacaTAGGAGGTGGCGATCTAGAGTTGTTGGGAAAGAGGCTAAAGGAACATTACAG GtgccttctgtgttttctgcccCTATGAGACTACATGCTTCCAATCCTAACTTATCTACAATAGATTTTGTAGAAGAGAAAAACTACTCTGATGGCTCTGAAACATCATCAGAATTTACTAAAATGCAGGAGGACTTATTTCATATTGCACATAAAG TTTACTTCACCTTGAAGTCAGCTTTCAGCAGCATAtctacagagagagaaaagctgaagcagATGCTGGAGCATGAGGCATCATCATCTCCATCTGCACAAATAGTTGGCTTGAAGAATGCCTTAACGTCT GCAATAGCACAAAACACAGATCTAAAAGACCGGTTACGCAGAATACATGCCGAATCTATGATCCTTGATTCAGCATCTAATGCAAAATCAAGTCCAGATTTGGTGAAG gaaaattcgagagaagaaaacagaggtcTGGTTCACCAGATCTCCAATGAAAGCAGACTGTCTATTGCTGACTCTCTCACAGAATTTTTTGATGCGCAGGAAGTCCTactgtctgccagctcttcagaaaATGAG GTATCAGATGATGACTCATACGTAAGTGATATCAGTGATAATGTCTCAGAAGATAACCTAAGCAATGACATAGAGAATGAAAGACAAACTTTAG ACTGTATTTCTGAAAGTGGAATTGGATGCCATTCTAAACGGAGAACATGTTTACCAGCTCCATGTCCCAATACTAGTAACATCAGCCTGTGGAATATCCTAAGAAACAACATAGGAAAGGATCTCTCCAAAGTGGCCATGCCTGTGGAATTGAATGAGCCACTTAACACCCTTCAGCGTCTCTGTGAGGAGCTGGAATACAGTGAGCTACTAGATAAAGCAGCTCATACACCTAACCCGTTTGAACGGATG GTATATATAGCTGCATTTGCAGTATCTGCATATGCATCCAGTTACTACCGAGCTGGAAGTAAACCGTTTAATCCTGTTCTTGGAGAAACCTATGAATGTATTCGTGAAGATAAGGGTTTCCAGTTCTTTGCAGAGCAG GTCAGTCACCATCCACCCATTTCTGCATGCCATGCTGAATCTGTGAATTTTGCTTTTTGGCAAG AtgtaagatggaaaaataaattctgggGGAAGTCCATGGAAATTGTTCCAGTTGGAACAACACATGTAACTCTTCCAGC tTTTAGAGACCATTTTGCATGGAACAAGGTGACATCTTGCATCCATAACATCTTAAGTGGGCAAAGATGGATTGAACACTATGGAGAGATCATCATCAAAAATCTTAATGACAACACTTGTTACTGCAAATTGACCTTCATAAAG GCAAAGTATTGGAATCCAAATGCACATGAGATAGAAGGCAGTGTCATGGATAAAACCGGGAATGTTGTGCATCGACTCTTTGGGAAGTGGCACGAAAGTTTGTACTGTGGGACAACTTCATCTTCAAATTGCATATGGAGAGCAA ACCCAATGCCTAAAGGTTATGAACAGTGGTATGGATTTACTCAGTTTGCATTGGAGTTAAATGAACTGGACTTGCAAACACGGTCGTTACTCCCATCCACTGACACACGCTTTAGACCAGACCAAAG GTTTCTAGAAGAAGGGAATATTgaagcagctgaaatgcaaaaaCAGAGAATTGAGCAGCTACAGAGGGAACGGCGGAAAgtgctggaagaaaacaatctAGAGCATCAGCCTAGATTCTTCAG GAAATCCAAAGATGACTCCTGGGTGAGCAATGGAACCTACATGGACCTTAGGAAAGAACCGGGTTTTTCCAAATTGGACAATCCTGTCCTTTGGTGA
- the OSBPL3 gene encoding oxysterol-binding protein-related protein 3 isoform X6, with protein MSEEKNFGASQKMLSPSRSTSSCSSKQGSRQQDSWEIVEGLRGAMNCTQEPQKQEGCLLKKRKWPLKGWHKRYFFLDRGILKYSKCQADIERGKLHGCIDVGLSVMSVKKSTKCIDLDTEEQIYHLKVKSQELFDEWVSKLRHHRMYRQNEISMFPHDVNNLFFPVSTTVDSGPGLCDLTPSRKSGSLTKQNSLSAGGNLSFSFSSNESRIPSWLQSSEDMEKCSRDLSTCHAYLLEMNQLLQSMDVLHRTCSAPAINAMQVGPFESPKKEKRTHRRWRSRVVGKEAKGTLQVPSVFSAPMRLHASNPNLSTIDFVEEKNYSDGSETSSEFTKMQEDLFHIAHKVYFTLKSAFSSISTEREKLKQMLEHEASSSPSAQIVGLKNALTSENSREENRGLVHQISNESRLSIADSLTEFFDAQEVLLSASSSENEVSDDDSYVSDISDNVSEDNLSNDIENERQTLDCISESGIGCHSKRRTCLPAPCPNTSNISLWNILRNNIGKDLSKVAMPVELNEPLNTLQRLCEELEYSELLDKAAHTPNPFERMVYIAAFAVSAYASSYYRAGSKPFNPVLGETYECIREDKGFQFFAEQVSHHPPISACHAESVNFAFWQDVRWKNKFWGKSMEIVPVGTTHVTLPAFRDHFAWNKVTSCIHNILSGQRWIEHYGEIIIKNLNDNTCYCKLTFIKAKYWNPNAHEIEGSVMDKTGNVVHRLFGKWHESLYCGTTSSSNCIWRANPMPKGYEQWYGFTQFALELNELDLQTRSLLPSTDTRFRPDQRFLEEGNIEAAEMQKQRIEQLQRERRKVLEENNLEHQPRFFRKSKDDSWVSNGTYMDLRKEPGFSKLDNPVLW; from the exons cAGGACAGCTGGGAAATTGTAGAAGGACTCCGGGGAGCAATGAATTGTACCCAGGAACCACAGAAACAAGAAGGCTGcttgctgaaaaaaagaaaatggcctTTGAAGGGCTGGCACAAG AGATACTTCTTTTTGGACAGAGGGATTTTGAAGTATTCGAAATGCCAAGCTGAT ataGAGAGAGGGAAACTTCATGGCTGTATTGATGTTGGACTTTCTGTCATGTCTGTAAAGAAATCAACAAAATGTATAGATTTAGATACCGAAGAGCAGATATATCATCTGAAG GTGAAATCTCAGGAGCTGTTTGATGAATGGGTATCAAAGCTTCGTCATCACAGAATGTATCGTCAGAATGAAATCTCCATGTTTCCTCATGACGTCAATAATCTTTTCTTCCCAGTATCTACTACAGTGGACTCTGGCCCTGGTCTGTGTGATTTGACTCCAAGTAGAAAG TCAGGAAGCTTGACCAAACAAAACTCGCTGTCAGCTGGTGGTAACTTGTCGTTTTCCTTTTCGAGTAATGAGTCCAGGATTCCTTCTTGGCTACAGTCTTCTGAAGACATGGAAAAATGCTCAAGAG ATCTCTCCACTTGTCATGCATATTTACTGGAAATGAACCAGCTGTTACAGAGCATGGATGTCCTTCACAGGACCTGTTCAGCGCCTGCTATTAATGCTATGCAG GTTGGACCTTTTGAAAGcccaaagaaggaaaagagaacacaTAGGAGGTGGCGATCTAGAGTTGTTGGGAAAGAGGCTAAAGGAACATTACAG GtgccttctgtgttttctgcccCTATGAGACTACATGCTTCCAATCCTAACTTATCTACAATAGATTTTGTAGAAGAGAAAAACTACTCTGATGGCTCTGAAACATCATCAGAATTTACTAAAATGCAGGAGGACTTATTTCATATTGCACATAAAG TTTACTTCACCTTGAAGTCAGCTTTCAGCAGCATAtctacagagagagaaaagctgaagcagATGCTGGAGCATGAGGCATCATCATCTCCATCTGCACAAATAGTTGGCTTGAAGAATGCCTTAACGTCT gaaaattcgagagaagaaaacagaggtcTGGTTCACCAGATCTCCAATGAAAGCAGACTGTCTATTGCTGACTCTCTCACAGAATTTTTTGATGCGCAGGAAGTCCTactgtctgccagctcttcagaaaATGAG GTATCAGATGATGACTCATACGTAAGTGATATCAGTGATAATGTCTCAGAAGATAACCTAAGCAATGACATAGAGAATGAAAGACAAACTTTAG ACTGTATTTCTGAAAGTGGAATTGGATGCCATTCTAAACGGAGAACATGTTTACCAGCTCCATGTCCCAATACTAGTAACATCAGCCTGTGGAATATCCTAAGAAACAACATAGGAAAGGATCTCTCCAAAGTGGCCATGCCTGTGGAATTGAATGAGCCACTTAACACCCTTCAGCGTCTCTGTGAGGAGCTGGAATACAGTGAGCTACTAGATAAAGCAGCTCATACACCTAACCCGTTTGAACGGATG GTATATATAGCTGCATTTGCAGTATCTGCATATGCATCCAGTTACTACCGAGCTGGAAGTAAACCGTTTAATCCTGTTCTTGGAGAAACCTATGAATGTATTCGTGAAGATAAGGGTTTCCAGTTCTTTGCAGAGCAG GTCAGTCACCATCCACCCATTTCTGCATGCCATGCTGAATCTGTGAATTTTGCTTTTTGGCAAG AtgtaagatggaaaaataaattctgggGGAAGTCCATGGAAATTGTTCCAGTTGGAACAACACATGTAACTCTTCCAGC tTTTAGAGACCATTTTGCATGGAACAAGGTGACATCTTGCATCCATAACATCTTAAGTGGGCAAAGATGGATTGAACACTATGGAGAGATCATCATCAAAAATCTTAATGACAACACTTGTTACTGCAAATTGACCTTCATAAAG GCAAAGTATTGGAATCCAAATGCACATGAGATAGAAGGCAGTGTCATGGATAAAACCGGGAATGTTGTGCATCGACTCTTTGGGAAGTGGCACGAAAGTTTGTACTGTGGGACAACTTCATCTTCAAATTGCATATGGAGAGCAA ACCCAATGCCTAAAGGTTATGAACAGTGGTATGGATTTACTCAGTTTGCATTGGAGTTAAATGAACTGGACTTGCAAACACGGTCGTTACTCCCATCCACTGACACACGCTTTAGACCAGACCAAAG GTTTCTAGAAGAAGGGAATATTgaagcagctgaaatgcaaaaaCAGAGAATTGAGCAGCTACAGAGGGAACGGCGGAAAgtgctggaagaaaacaatctAGAGCATCAGCCTAGATTCTTCAG GAAATCCAAAGATGACTCCTGGGTGAGCAATGGAACCTACATGGACCTTAGGAAAGAACCGGGTTTTTCCAAATTGGACAATCCTGTCCTTTGGTGA